In the genome of Streptomyces collinus, one region contains:
- a CDS encoding SchA/CurD-like domain-containing protein, which translates to MNTTSERGAGSRARQASHHVSQSVFDGSRLRVVLLVDVHDGAQQEFLEAYEQLCNQVASVPGHVSDQLCQSIENPSQWLITSEWESAPPFLAWVNSEEHVRMVEPLHSCVRDTRSLRFHVVRETGGPAKGADQAERRLQTAPRIGDGVIRHALTFTVKPGSEEIVAKILADYDSPEPKVDDSTRLCRTSLFMHGNRVVRAVEVRGDLLAALRHVARQPEVRAVEEAINPHLEQDRDLGDPESARVFFTRAALPAVHHVTAGRQEPQGERYALYYPARPERGMQLAELLAHRDETAADDPRSPVLRSTIFQRDDVVVRLIDVHGSIEEAGPGHILGLSDSAQVTELTTLLDDVADMDVAMSKDGSLARLLELARMDLVTDRRSPDA; encoded by the coding sequence ATGAACACCACGTCCGAACGGGGGGCAGGTTCGCGGGCGCGACAGGCCTCGCACCATGTCTCCCAGTCCGTGTTCGACGGTTCCCGGCTCCGCGTCGTCCTTCTGGTCGACGTCCACGACGGGGCCCAGCAGGAGTTCCTCGAGGCTTACGAACAGTTGTGCAACCAGGTCGCGTCCGTCCCCGGGCATGTCAGCGACCAGCTGTGCCAGTCGATCGAGAATCCCTCCCAGTGGCTCATCACGAGTGAGTGGGAGAGCGCCCCGCCGTTCCTCGCCTGGGTCAACAGCGAGGAGCACGTGCGGATGGTGGAGCCGCTGCACAGCTGCGTGCGCGACACGCGGTCGCTGCGCTTCCACGTCGTCCGCGAGACCGGCGGACCGGCGAAGGGCGCCGACCAGGCGGAGCGCCGCCTCCAGACGGCGCCCCGAATCGGTGACGGTGTGATCCGGCACGCGCTCACGTTCACCGTGAAGCCGGGCAGCGAGGAGATCGTGGCCAAGATCCTCGCCGACTACGACTCGCCCGAGCCGAAGGTCGACGACAGCACCCGGCTGTGCCGCACCTCCCTGTTCATGCACGGCAACCGGGTGGTGCGGGCCGTCGAGGTGCGGGGCGACCTGCTGGCCGCGCTGCGCCACGTCGCCCGGCAGCCCGAGGTGCGGGCCGTCGAGGAGGCGATCAATCCCCACCTCGAACAGGACCGGGACCTGGGCGACCCCGAATCCGCCCGGGTCTTCTTCACCAGGGCCGCGCTGCCGGCCGTCCACCATGTGACGGCGGGGCGGCAGGAGCCGCAGGGCGAGCGGTACGCCCTGTACTACCCGGCGCGGCCGGAGCGCGGCATGCAGCTCGCCGAACTCCTGGCCCATCGGGACGAGACGGCCGCGGACGACCCGCGCAGCCCGGTCCTGCGCAGCACGATCTTCCAGCGCGACGACGTCGTCGTACGGCTGATCGACGTGCACGGCTCGATCGAGGAGGCCGGCCCCGGCCACATCCTCGGTCTGTCCGACTCGGCGCAGGTGACCGAGCTGACGACGCTCCTGGACGACGTCGCGGACATGGACGTGGCCATGTCGAAGGACGGCAGCCTCGCCCGCCTGCTCGAACTGGCGCGCATGGATCTCGTCACCGACCGCCGGTCGCCCGACGCCTGA